One part of the Arabidopsis thaliana chromosome 1 sequence genome encodes these proteins:
- the MAC3A gene encoding MOS4-associated complex 3A (MOS4-associated complex 3A (MAC3A); FUNCTIONS IN: ubiquitin-protein ligase activity, nucleotide binding; INVOLVED IN: response to cadmium ion, defense response to bacterium; LOCATED IN: nucleolus, nucleus, CUL4 RING ubiquitin ligase complex; EXPRESSED IN: 25 plant structures; EXPRESSED DURING: 13 growth stages; CONTAINS InterPro DOMAIN/s: WD40 repeat 2 (InterPro:IPR019782), U box domain (InterPro:IPR003613), WD40 repeat (InterPro:IPR001680), Pre-mRNA-splicing factor 19 (InterPro:IPR013915), WD40 repeat-like-containing domain (InterPro:IPR011046), WD40-repeat-containing domain (InterPro:IPR017986), WD40/YVTN repeat-like-containing domain (InterPro:IPR015943), WD40 repeat, subgroup (InterPro:IPR019781); BEST Arabidopsis thaliana protein match is: MOS4-associated complex 3B (TAIR:AT2G33340.2); Has 53700 Blast hits to 26315 proteins in 787 species: Archae - 70; Bacteria - 7824; Metazoa - 20612; Fungi - 11571; Plants - 6404; Viruses - 0; Other Eukaryotes - 7219 (source: NCBI BLink).) — protein sequence MNCAISGEVPEEPVVSKKSGLLYEKRLIQTHISDYGKCPVTGEPHTLDDIVPIKTGKIVKPKPLHTASIPGLLGTFQTEWDSLMLSNFALEQQLHTARQELSHALYQHDAACRVIARLKKERDESRQLLAEAERQLPAAPEVATSNAALSNGKRGIDDGEQGPNAKKMRLGISAEVITELTDCNAALSQQRKKRQIPKTLASVDALEKFTQLSSHPLHKTNKPGIFSMDILHSKDVIATGGIDTTAVLFDRPSGQILSTLTGHSKKVTSIKFVGDTDLVLTASSDKTVRIWGCSEDGNYTSRHTLKDHSAEVRAVTVHATNKYFVSASLDSTWCFYDLSSGLCLAQVTDASENDVNYTAAAFHPDGLILGTGTAQSIVKIWDVKSQANVAKFGGHNGEITSISFSENGYFLATAALDGVRLWDLRKLKNFRTFDFPDANSVEFDHSGSYLGIAASDIRVFQAASVKAEWNPIKTLPDLSGTGKATSVKFGLDSKYIAVGSMDRNLRIFGLPDDDNTEDSAQDS from the exons ATGAATTGTGCAA TTTCCGGCGAAGTTCCGGAGGAGCCTGTGGTTTCTAAGAAGTCGGGTTTGCTTTACGAGAAGCGGCTAATCCAGACGCATATATCC GATTATGGGAAATGCCCGGTTACTGGTGAGCCACATACTCTTGATGACATTGTTCCCATCAAAACTGGGAAG ATCGTAAAGCCGAAACCATTACACACAGCTAGCATCCCTGGATTGCTTGGAACGTTTCAGACT GAATGGGACAGTTTGATGCTATCAAATTTTGCTTTGGAACAACAACTGCATACTGCGAGGCAAGAGCTAAGTCACGCTTTGTATCAG CATGATGCTGCTTGTCGTGTGATTGCTAggcttaaaaaagaaagagacgaATCACGACAATTGCTTGCAGAGGCTGAAAGGCAGTTGCCTGCAGCCCCCGAAGTTGCCACATCGAATGCTGCTCTTAGTAATGGTAAACGAG GTATCGATGATGGTGAGCAGGGGCCTAATGCAAAGAAAATGCGTCTTGGAATTTCGGCTGAAGTTATCACAGAACTCACAGATTGTAATGCTGCTCTTTCTCAGCAGCGTAAAAAGAGACAG ATCCCTAAAACATTGGCTTCAGTCGATGCTCTGGAGAAGTTCACCCAACTCTCAAGCCACCCCCTTCACAAGACCAACAAACCTGGAATTTTTTCAATGGACATCCTACATTCTAAG GATGTCATCGCTACGGGAGGAATTGATACAACTGCCGTTCTCTTTGATCGTCCTTCAGGACAAATCTTATCAACGCTGACTGGTCACTCAAAGAAG GTTACAAGCATCAAGTTCGTTGGTGACACTGATCTTGTGTTAACTGCTTCATCCGACAAG ACAGTCCGCATCTGGGGATGTTCCGAGGATGGGAACTATACCTCTAGACATACACTGAAAGATCATTCTGCCGAG GTGCGAGCTGTAACTGTCCACGCAACGAATAAATACTTTGTGTCAGCATCACTTGACAGTACATGGTGCTTCTATGATCTGTCCTCCGGTTTATGCCTTGCTCAG GTGACAGATGCTTCCGAAAACGACGTGAATTACACGGCTGCTGCTTTTCATCCTGATGGTCTCATTCTTGGAACTGGTACCGCTCAATCTATTGTTAAGATTTGGGATGTAAAAAGTCAG GCAAATGTGGCAAAGTTTGGTGGACACAATGGAGAAATCACCTCTATATCATTCTCTGAAAACGGTTATTTCCTTGCG ACTGCTGCACTGGATGGTGTTAGGTTGTGGGACTTGCGCAAGTTAAAGAACTTCCGAACCTTTGACTTTCCAGATGCAAACTCGG TGGAGTTTGACCATAGCGGATCTTATCTTGGCATTGCTGCTTCAGATATAAG AGTATTCCAAGCAGCTAGTGTAAAAGCAGAATGGAACCCAATCAAGACTCTTCCCGATCTGTCCGGTACAG GTAAAGCAACAAGTGTTAAGTTTGGACTCGACTCCAAATACATAGCAGTCGGTTCAATGGACCGTAATCTCAGGATATTTGGTTTACCTGATGATGACAATACTGAAGATTCAGCACAAGATTCATGA
- the PDLP2 gene encoding plasmodesmata-located protein 2 (plasmodesmata-located protein 2 (PDLP2); FUNCTIONS IN: molecular_function unknown; INVOLVED IN: N-terminal protein myristoylation, plasmodesmata-mediated intercellular transport; LOCATED IN: plasmodesma; EXPRESSED IN: 17 plant structures; EXPRESSED DURING: 12 growth stages; CONTAINS InterPro DOMAIN/s: Protein of unknown function DUF26 (InterPro:IPR002902); BEST Arabidopsis thaliana protein match is: plasmodesmata-located protein 3 (TAIR:AT2G33330.1); Has 1091 Blast hits to 1028 proteins in 65 species: Archae - 0; Bacteria - 64; Metazoa - 5; Fungi - 13; Plants - 1007; Viruses - 0; Other Eukaryotes - 2 (source: NCBI BLink).): MGLSISFLSIIMMMCLLFPDLNVVVKSATTEYTTLIYKGCARQQFSDPSGLYSQALSAMFGSLVSQSTKTRFYKTTTGTSTTTITGLFQCRGDLSNHDCYNCVSRLPVLSDKLCGKTIASRVQLSGCYLLYEVSGFSQISGMEMLFKTCGKNNIAGTGFEERRDTAFGVMQNGVVSGHGFYATTYESVYVLGQCEGDVGDTDCSGCVKNALEKAQVECGSSISGQIYLHKCFIAYSYYPNGVPRRSSSSSSSSSSSSSGSSNSDPSTSTGATGKTVAIIVGGAAGVGFLVICLLFAKNLMRKKHDDY, encoded by the exons ATGGGTCTTTCAATCTCATTCCTCAGCATCATCATGATGATGTGTCTACTGTTTCCAGATCTCAATGTCGTAGTAAAATCTGCTACAACGGAATACACAACCTTAATCTACAAAGGATGTGCAAGACAACAATTCTCAGATCCATCTGGTTTATACTCACAAGCTCTCTCTGCTATGTTCGGCTCATTGGTCTCTCAGTCTACTAAAACCAGATTCTACAAGACCACAACAGGAACAAGCACAACCACAATCACTGGTCTGTTCCAGTGTAGAGGAGATTTAAGTAACCATGACTGTTACAACTGTGTTAGTCGTCTTCCTGTTCTCTCCGACAAGCTATGTGGCAAAACCATTGCTTCAAGAGTTCAACTTTCCGGCTGTTATCTTCTCTATGAAGTTTCTGGCTTTTCTCAAATTTCAG GGATGGAGATGCTGTTCAAGACTTGTGGGAAGAACAACATCGCCGGAACAGGGTtcgaagagagaagagacacGGCGTTCGGGGTGATGCAAAACGGCGTAGTATCAGGCCATGGATTCTACGCTACTACGTACGAATCTGTCTACGTTTTAGGACAATGCGAAGGAGATGTCGGAGACACCGATTGTAGCGGATGTGTTAAGAACGCACTTGAGAAAGCTCAGGTGGAATGTGGAAGCTCAATCTCCGGACAGATTTATCTACATAAGTGTTTCATCGCTTATAGTTATTACCCAAATGGTGTCCCCagaagatcttcttcttcttcatcttcgtcttcatccTCCAGTTCTGGCTCTTCAAATTCAGATCCTTCCACTTCTACAG GAGCAACAGGGAAGACGGTGGCAATAATAGTAGGAGGAGCAGCTGGTGTTGGCTTTCTTGTCATTTGCTTGCTTTTTGCCAAAAACTTGATGAGGAAGAAACATGACG ACTATTGA
- the MAC3A gene encoding MOS4-associated complex 3A (MOS4-associated complex 3A (MAC3A); FUNCTIONS IN: ubiquitin-protein ligase activity, nucleotide binding; INVOLVED IN: response to cadmium ion, defense response to bacterium; LOCATED IN: nucleolus, nucleus, CUL4 RING ubiquitin ligase complex; EXPRESSED IN: 25 plant structures; EXPRESSED DURING: 13 growth stages; CONTAINS InterPro DOMAIN/s: WD40 repeat 2 (InterPro:IPR019782), U box domain (InterPro:IPR003613), WD40 repeat (InterPro:IPR001680), Pre-mRNA-splicing factor 19 (InterPro:IPR013915), WD40 repeat-like-containing domain (InterPro:IPR011046), WD40-repeat-containing domain (InterPro:IPR017986), WD40/YVTN repeat-like-containing domain (InterPro:IPR015943), WD40 repeat, subgroup (InterPro:IPR019781); BEST Arabidopsis thaliana protein match is: MOS4-associated complex 3B (TAIR:AT2G33340.2); Has 35333 Blast hits to 34131 proteins in 2444 species: Archae - 798; Bacteria - 22429; Metazoa - 974; Fungi - 991; Plants - 531; Viruses - 0; Other Eukaryotes - 9610 (source: NCBI BLink).), whose product MNCAISGEVPEEPVVSKKSGLLYEKRLIQTHISDYGKCPVTGEPHTLDDIVPIKTGKIVKPKPLHTASIPGLLGTFQTEWDSLMLSNFALEQQLHTARQELSHALYQHDAACRVIARLKKERDESRQLLAEAERQLPAAPEVATSNAALSNGKRGIDDGEQGPNAKKMRLGISAEVITELTDCNAALSQQRKKRQIPKTLASVDALEKFTQLSSHPLHKTNKPGIFSMDILHSKDVIATGGIDTTAVLFDRPSGQILSTLTGHSKKVTSIKFVGDTDLVLTASSDKTVRIWGCSEDGNYTSRHTLKDHSAEVRAVTVHATNKYFVSASLDSTWCFYDLSSGLCLAQVTDASENDVNYTAAAFHPDGLILGTGTAQSIVKIWDVKSQANVAKFGGHNGEITSISFSENGYFLATAALDGVRLWDLRKLKNFRTFDFPDANSVEFDHSGSYLGIAASDIRVFQAASVKAEWNPIKTLPDLSGTGKSTSVKFGLDSKYIAVGSMDRNLRIFGLPDDDNTEDSAQDS is encoded by the exons ATGAATTGTGCAA TTTCCGGCGAAGTTCCGGAGGAGCCTGTGGTTTCTAAGAAGTCGGGTTTGCTTTACGAGAAGCGGCTAATCCAGACGCATATATCC GATTATGGGAAATGCCCGGTTACTGGTGAGCCACATACTCTTGATGACATTGTTCCCATCAAAACTGGGAAG ATCGTAAAGCCGAAACCATTACACACAGCTAGCATCCCTGGATTGCTTGGAACGTTTCAGACT GAATGGGACAGTTTGATGCTATCAAATTTTGCTTTGGAACAACAACTGCATACTGCGAGGCAAGAGCTAAGTCACGCTTTGTATCAG CATGATGCTGCTTGTCGTGTGATTGCTAggcttaaaaaagaaagagacgaATCACGACAATTGCTTGCAGAGGCTGAAAGGCAGTTGCCTGCAGCCCCCGAAGTTGCCACATCGAATGCTGCTCTTAGTAATGGTAAACGAG GTATCGATGATGGTGAGCAGGGGCCTAATGCAAAGAAAATGCGTCTTGGAATTTCGGCTGAAGTTATCACAGAACTCACAGATTGTAATGCTGCTCTTTCTCAGCAGCGTAAAAAGAGACAG ATCCCTAAAACATTGGCTTCAGTCGATGCTCTGGAGAAGTTCACCCAACTCTCAAGCCACCCCCTTCACAAGACCAACAAACCTGGAATTTTTTCAATGGACATCCTACATTCTAAG GATGTCATCGCTACGGGAGGAATTGATACAACTGCCGTTCTCTTTGATCGTCCTTCAGGACAAATCTTATCAACGCTGACTGGTCACTCAAAGAAG GTTACAAGCATCAAGTTCGTTGGTGACACTGATCTTGTGTTAACTGCTTCATCCGACAAG ACAGTCCGCATCTGGGGATGTTCCGAGGATGGGAACTATACCTCTAGACATACACTGAAAGATCATTCTGCCGAG GTGCGAGCTGTAACTGTCCACGCAACGAATAAATACTTTGTGTCAGCATCACTTGACAGTACATGGTGCTTCTATGATCTGTCCTCCGGTTTATGCCTTGCTCAG GTGACAGATGCTTCCGAAAACGACGTGAATTACACGGCTGCTGCTTTTCATCCTGATGGTCTCATTCTTGGAACTGGTACCGCTCAATCTATTGTTAAGATTTGGGATGTAAAAAGTCAG GCAAATGTGGCAAAGTTTGGTGGACACAATGGAGAAATCACCTCTATATCATTCTCTGAAAACGGTTATTTCCTTGCG ACTGCTGCACTGGATGGTGTTAGGTTGTGGGACTTGCGCAAGTTAAAGAACTTCCGAACCTTTGACTTTCCAGATGCAAACTCGG TGGAGTTTGACCATAGCGGATCTTATCTTGGCATTGCTGCTTCAGATATAAG AGTATTCCAAGCAGCTAGTGTAAAAGCAGAATGGAACCCAATCAAGACTCTTCCCGATCTGTCCGGTACAGGTAAAT CAACAAGTGTTAAGTTTGGACTCGACTCCAAATACATAGCAGTCGGTTCAATGGACCGTAATCTCAGGATATTTGGTTTACCTGATGATGACAATACTGAAGATTCAGCACAAGATTCATGA